Sequence from the Pecten maximus chromosome 8, xPecMax1.1, whole genome shotgun sequence genome:
agagaaaaaaatcattccTGTCGATCGCTATGACGTGAATCGAATCCGTGTCTCCGGCGTATAAGCAACGACTCAATCCCTGAGCTAAAGATGAAtgttccatcagctgagtgacggAGAACGTTTTTAACGTTACGTAGAATTCAAACAGACGCGTTCTTTTTTTATTGGTATTACATGTCGAAGGTCTAGACTTTTAAAAAGTAGAACGTTGAAAAGGAATACTAATCTAACTGGTCAATACGAAATATTATAGCATCACTGGTATTGCATGATATAAGTGTTTTAAATCTAGAATGGAGAGTTCAATGGTTCAAATGTAGAATAGCTTGTCTCACCTATGTAATAAACCTTTGGATGTATGCCTCGAGTTTAGACTCTGACAGTAGTTTAGCCTTTTCCCTGGCATCTATAAGTAGATCCTGTGACAGAGACCCGGGACTTGTGATCAGGAGTCTGATGATAGACAGGCGATGTGACGGTTTACATTTCTTCTCCAGTAGTTCCAACAAACATCGTCCTGACACCACCCCTCCGCACCTGAGAATGCATCTAATCACCCTTATATCTCCCAATTTTACAGCACTCAACAAGGCTTCATTCTTCTCATCCGCATCCCACCCTCTTGCGTTCAATACAAACTGCACGGCAGGAAGTCTATCTGACAGTTTCCAGTTTTTGTGAATGACTCTTCGCAGGCTTTTTTCTGCAAACTCGGCCCCTTGTTCACAAAACAGTGTCAGTAGTTGAACACATCCGATTTCTAATGACTTTTGCAGTGCATTGTTCATCTGTTGTGTATCGTATTGACGACTTTTTATTAAGTACGTCACTAGAGCGTAAATATCATATCCTTCAGTTTTATCAGTGATTGCGTATTCCAGACTTTGGTCACTGAACATTGCCCCGTGACCATATAGGTAGAATACCACCTCAGTATACCCGAGTCTCAAAGCTTTGTCAAGTGCCTTCATCAGCAACTCATCAGACCAGTGTCTGGATTCCCGTACTAGGCGGACCATTTTCAGCCTATCGTATCTTTGGTAGTTCCGAGTGTTTTCCATGGCATTTGATAAACTGTCGTCGTCGCAGGGAATGTGCATCTCGCTTAGCAATTTTTCAACGATTTCTGTGCAACCTTCTTGAATTTCCTTATTTAGGAGAACAGCTAGGTCCTCATTTTTGCCTTCATCTTTTAAAGTTTGAACAACATTTCCCTTCAGCTGATCTATACCTCGTAGCATTAGAACACATCCTAATTCTGATTCCTCAACTGTGGTAAGAAACGCAAGGACTGCGAGACTTCCTCTTTCACATGCAAAATGAAAGGCTTCATTTAACAGCTCTTGTGACCAAGTACGAACTGTaagaatatattttatgaatttcAACTGAATATGATGTTCAAGATGCCACCGAAGAACATTTTTCAGACTTGAATCATTGAACAGTGCTCCCATAGTGTTCAAGTAGACAATGACATCAGGTCTGCAAATGACTAAAGCCTGATGTAAGGCTTCACTGAGTTGGTCAACTGACCATGCCTTAGATCTTCTCACAAACTGTACAACTTTTTGCGTGTCAGGAGCCCTTTTGACAGCCGCTATCAAAGCATCGTTTCTGAATTTCCCTCCTTTTTCTTTAAGAAACTGGATGGTTTCGAAAGACCCGGATTTTAATGCAGCACTCATCGCATCAGTGATCTGCCTCCGAGACCATTTGTGTTTCAAAAAAACATATGCAAGCATTTTAGGGACACGTTTGTTGAAGTCTATAAAGACTGCTGGGTTTTCGAGGGACTGTAACAATTTATTTAGCCAATGAATCCGTTCTTCAGGAGTCATTGTGTCGCTACTCTTTGTTAGTGGATCATCCAGCCGTTTGGACACGTTCACTAGAGCTTCTTCTGTAAACTGTGCTCCACCTTCGTAAAGGGTTTCCATGGTAGCAGATGATCCGCAGGTGACGGCTGCGTCAAGGGCATCATTTAGTTGTGCGGGTGTCCAAAGTCCTGTTTTCATAATCACTTCTACGACGCTTTCCACACCCCTTAAATTTGTTCCAGCCTTCCTGACAAAATCATCAATAGACGGTTGACCACCCGCCTTGGTGAGAACTTCTATATGGTCTGTTTTATTTAGATAGATGGCTTCAGAGAGCATGGAGTTCAGCTGAGCTGTATTGGTTGAGAAAAGGACGAAACGGAACATATCCAAGTCACAACAATGTAACGCATGTTGGACAACTCTCCCTTCAATATTTCCAAGAATCATTTTAATTGCAATGGCATCAGTTAGCATTTTGTGTTTTGATTCCAGAATTATCTTTATCAGACTATGGATATGTTCTTTTAATTGTGGGGACTGAAAAATTGCATGAAGTATGCCAAAGTCCATTTGTTCGGCAGCTCTCGTCATATCTTTCATACACATGCTTGGGAGTTCTGTGGCTTTCTTGTTGATGTACGTTTTCTGTTTGGTACACTGATCCCTTATCAACTTTACCTTGCATTTTGTTCTTCTCCTCTTCAGGGTGTCACGAATGTGATCTGGAGTATTGTCGCTGATGTGTTTCTTTACTTCAGATTCTGTCCAAACATTCTTTGACAATACAAACTTGACCAGTTTTTCATCGTTTGAACCGATTG
This genomic interval carries:
- the LOC117333660 gene encoding uncharacterized protein LOC117333660, with the protein product MGVDLAVYRARVGQFVPRTVKNALSNTGYLCKAIASVRGDLTHDKLDIKGAVTFIDLLLRIQGIEPNPGPGKPDQQLFTEEQAEDNNDINNTFDSNTNPVSADRISQFMESLVPVSSPNQPGSSTTSENAGAVAITGVSAGVAIPTTINQLTVNYVDKRKYREEIKVETMNMEHAENVCTGEQTIVHTEASGGNEDDHQPETKEKNPKRILLEENAETMLTRHIEEMTNILVTRTKAENEVVKRLKDYNMVIISGVTGEGKTTLGREICRKLRDGTLDNDIKQKTPVLITVPQDWSDVVNDKDDIVVFVDDIFGKTNYQTGLLNGWKPFFDRTLQSLREGKVCLVVTSRTHILKDARRESGVLIEMVSDHILSEKKTVDLTDDHRLTKEERVNIYKNHSNLRQRENDRFGSMLLESFAIKSFPSNIAIGYAQVCKLFFANDSFFEKGEEFFRNPDRLLTEEIEQMRLTEPHKYFALVYCFLNDQTIDTKKLNRLKMPSEEYDTLKVYAEVCGVLHTDNVLTSLKHGLDALDRTYLTKQNTLFTISHQSIADSVSLVFGKENPEMILEKCSNRVILELLDVTDDGQNDICTLHVPAECFGQLVKRMYKMIMEGDIFDRITLESFPRFRNQKLADCLFEYITKQNDKRGFLKAHSGSIYSASNSLLESCANNVSFLRAFFKFQIDDFIVEEYDILSYTRALQRALQQALEHVRLESMSILLNKGAFLTEKCLQLAIGSNDEKLVKFVLSKNVWTESEVKKHISDNTPDHIRDTLKRRRTKCKVKLIRDQCTKQKTYINKKATELPSMCMKDMTRAAEQMDFGILHAIFQSPQLKEHIHSLIKIILESKHKMLTDAIAIKMILGNIEGRVVQHALHCCDLDMFRFVLFSTNTAQLNSMLSEAIYLNKTDHIEVLTKAGGQPSIDDFVRKAGTNLRGVESVVEVIMKTGLWTPAQLNDALDAAVTCGSSATMETLYEGGAQFTEEALVNVSKRLDDPLTKSSDTMTPEERIHWLNKLLQSLENPAVFIDFNKRVPKMLAYVFLKHKWSRRQITDAMSAALKSGSFETIQFLKEKGGKFRNDALIAAVKRAPDTQKVVQFVRRSKAWSVDQLSEALHQALVICRPDVIVYLNTMGALFNDSSLKNVLRWHLEHHIQLKFIKYILTVRTWSQELLNEAFHFACERGSLAVLAFLTTVEESELGCVLMLRGIDQLKGNVVQTLKDEGKNEDLAVLLNKEIQEGCTEIVEKLLSEMHIPCDDDSLSNAMENTRNYQRYDRLKMVRLVRESRHWSDELLMKALDKALRLGYTEVVFYLYGHGAMFSDQSLEYAITDKTEGYDIYALVTYLIKSRQYDTQQMNNALQKSLEIGCVQLLTLFCEQGAEFAEKSLRRVIHKNWKLSDRLPAVQFVLNARGWDADEKNEALLSAVKLGDIRVIRCILRCGGVVSGRCLLELLEKKCKPSHRLSIIRLLITSPGSLSQDLLIDAREKAKLLSESKLEAYIQRFIT